In Fragaria vesca subsp. vesca linkage group LG5, FraVesHawaii_1.0, whole genome shotgun sequence, the genomic stretch CATACTTATTAAAACATTTATGTATATAATAAGAACTAAAACTATGAGTAATATATTACGATCATTGGAAGAAAAATTTATGTTATTATATATGTTGCACGCATATATGTACATGGTGAAAAAATATTTTTGCAGAAAGTATGATTTATCAATGATTAAAAAAATTAAATAAGTATTAAAAACAAATTTAAATAAGAACATTCTTTTGATGATTGATAGAAATTAATTGTGAGACACAATACCTTGTTTTTTTCTTTTAAGATAAAACTACTCTTCATGATTCGAATGAATTTTTCTCTGAAATTGATGTCATTGAAATTTTTTTCTTAGTATTTGATAAAAAAAAATGAAGGTCTAGTGACATTTTATGTAAAAAAATAATAATAAAGAAATAGAGGTTTGCGTGAAAATTAAAAAAGAAAAAAAAATAGAGGTCGAGAATAGAATGATGTTCGCATGCAAAAAGAAAAAAGAAAAAAAGGGAGGTCTAGTTAGTGAATAAGATATGTAATGAGTAATATATGTGAATTACACAAACATAGTTATTTTAATAATTTAAAAAGAGGTCTAGTGAGCAAATGCTTGTATTTAAAAGTAAAATTGAGGTGTAAAGAGAACAAGAGGTATATTGAGCAAATTAGGAGGTCCCAATAACCGCACTCTTAGTATAATATTGAAATGAAAAACTAGATGAGTAGTGTATTAAGAGATTATAGGTGTATATTTAAAATTACTCTTACAATATAAGAAAAAAGGAATGAAAATAAACAAAAAGCCATTTGATCCATTTTTAAGAATAGAGGATACAAAAGGGGGCATATAGAGACTCTCATTCCTTAAAAATGAAGCCTCCAATCACTTGTAACCCATCTTGAACAATCAAATCAAGAATATGAGCAAAACAACGAACATGAAATAATTTACCTTCCAATAAGATCAAAGACTTGTCACAAAGCCAACTCTTTAAGCTTCCCACCATCGCATCATTAACAGATGCATTATCCACCACCATGGATAATAATTTCTTTTCAAGATTCCAATCCAAAAATCAGGTCAGTGATATATCGAAAAAGAGTGTCTGCATCATGAGGATATTCAATACATCTGTAAGCAAGTATTTTCTTTTTCAATTCCCAATCCTCACCAATAAAATGAGATGTCAGACATATGTATCCAATATCTTGATGATCAGAAATCCAAATATCAGTAGTAAGACTGACCCTACCAGGATATCGTTACAAAAAATTGCACATTTGTTCTTTCTCTTTTTTGTGAACTTTGAGAATATCTGACCTGACTGTATTTCTAGACACAAGCTTGAAACTTGGTTGAAGATAGGTTTAAAAAAATCTACNNNNNNNNNNNNNNNNNNNNGAGTCAAAACCTGTATAAACAAAAGAAAACAGTTAATTAGTTTGTTTTCATGGCAACTATTATAATGATTGATGAAGCTAACCACCCAATCATACAAGACAACTAAATACAAGACTATATATGTGATTTCAACGAAGACAAAGGTTGCTGTTAGGTATAAACAAGAGTAAGACAATTAGCTAGAAAGTAACACAATAATTAAATAAATATACTTACATATCTCTGCAGCACTGGACGACAGGACATGAGTTCATTTTGGCACCTCTTCTTCTTCAGATTGTGAGACAGATCCTTCACACAAAGAAACCTAAAAGAAAAATTGGAACCTCATATATATAATGAAAACATCAGCAATAATGTTAAATGCATATAAATACCACAGAAACTTACTTTTCCGTTTTCGAGAGGGAAGCCAATCTTTTGTAGTCACCAAAGCCTCTACAGTTTCTGGAAGCATAGAAGCACGAGATTCATCAATCACTCTTCCTCCAACACTAAATGCTGCCTCAGAAGCTACTGTAGTAGCTGGAACTGCTAATATGTCACGAGCCATTCTTGCTAAAGTAGGACATTTTGCACTATTAATTTTCCACCAGTTCAAAACATTAAAGGGTTCAGCTCTTGGAAACAAAGGCTCCTCCAGATATTGCTCCAACTCTGATTTTTTCTTAGCAACAATATGAGAAGACCCTTCCCTCACAAATGCATCAAATCCACTCAATTCATCATCTCTAGAAGCCACTGTTTTGTCATTACAAGAACCACTGAATTCCAAATTTGATTCCATCTCAGATTGAGATGAATCATCTTCATACTCAGTGAAAAGATCAAACATAGCAGTGCGAACTCTTTCAATATACTCATAAGCTTCCGAACCATGAAGCTTTTCAAAATAATATTCAATCAGCTGCATTTTAAATCTAGGATCAAAAACAACACCCACTGCTAGAACCAAGCTGCATTCATCCCAATATTTGTCAAACTTCTCTTTCATGGGGACAGCCATCAATCGCAAAAACTCATGTTCACTCTTTTCCCACTTAGACAAATGCATTTTAATCTTACATATATCAGGAAAGAACACATTTGAGGTAGGAAAACTAGAACCAGAAAAATGATTCGTTGCAGCATAAAAATGTTCCAAGCAATCAGAGATAACTTCGGCTGTTTTCCACTCCTCGTCAGTGGGATGATGTTTATAATTTCGATCTGTTTGTGACAAGCGCCAAAACACCTCTTTCATTTCAAGAGCACTTTTAATCATCAAAAAGGTTGAATTCCACCTGGTAGGGCAATCCATTTTAACCTTTTTCTTATCCTTCAACTTGAGTTGGGTTTTTGCTTGATTAAATTTCTGTGTTGCATAACCGGACCTTTTCAAGTATTTTACAGATTCTTTGACCTTAAAAATGAAGCCTCCAATCACTTGTAACGCATCTTGAACAATCAAATTAAGAATATGAGCAGAACAATGAACATGAAATAATTTACCTTCCAATAAGATCAAAGACTTGTCACAAAGCCAACTCTTTAAGCTTCTCACCATCGCATCATTAACAGATGCATTATCCACCACCATGGATAATAATTTCTTTTCAAGATTCCAATCCAAAATCAGGTCAGTGATATATCGAAAAAGAGTGTCTGCATCATGAGGATATTCAATACATCTGTAAGCAAGTATTTTCTTTTTCAATTCCCAATCCTCACCAATAAAATGAGATGTCAGACATATGTATCCAATATCTTGATGATCAGAAGTCCAAATATCAGTAGTAAGACTGACCCTACCAGGATATCGTTACAAAAAAATTGCACATTTGTTCTTTCTCTTTTTTGTGAACTTTTGAGAATATCTGACCTGACTGTATTTCTAGACACAAGCTTGAAACTTGGTTGAAGATGGTTTAAAAAAATCTCAAAATATTCATGCTCAGCCATACTAAATGAATAGTTATGCTTAATGACCATCTTAGCAAAATCCATACGACTTCTCTCTTGATCAAACTTAAATTTTTCAATTGATGTATCACCTGATTCATTAGTTTAAGCAACTACCATTAGTTGATCAATGCCTCTTTTGTTTCTTCTAGTACAATTACCCAAATGCTTCTTCAAATGGCTTGTTCCTTTATCAGACCCAGACACATATGACTTACGACAATGCTTACATTTTGCAGTTTGACTTCCATATGGATTTATTTTTTTTTCAAATTCAAGCCATACCTTTGACGTCAATTTTCGCTTCTTTGACAAATTTGGAGGTACTTCTATAGCCTTCCCGTTAGCATCCACTTCGACAACATCCCCCTGCTCATCTTTTTTCCCATCATCATCAACCATCTTTGAAATCAAGAATAACCTGGATAACACAGGGATTCAAACCAGAAAAGTGACAATCAATTACCAAGATATGATTATAAATAAACTAACCCAGTAACATATTGCTGAAAAGATTGAATAAATTTGTAAAAGGGAGATATGGCTCTCTTACCAGATCAATAGTTTGATAACCAAAGTGGAGCAGAGTTCTTCTTTCTTTCATATAGAGTGAGAGATGTATTAACATGAATAACATCTGAGAGGGGATGAGATTGCTTTAATGAAGCACAACCTTCTAAGCTTTCTGGTAAACCAAACGTTGGCTTTCCTCGATCATCAGCGTCTCGAGTGATGGTAAGGTTTAATGTAGACGTTTAGGTTATCCAGAATTGTTATATTATTTAATATTTATCTGTAATATTATATTTATAAAATATTATTTAATTATTTTAAAACGGATCCGGGTCCTTAACGGGTCGGATCAACCTCGATCCGTATCCGATCCGTTTAATAAACGGGTAAACGGATCCGGGTCCTTAACGGATCAACGGGTCAAATTTTCAATCCAGACCCGTTTAAAAACTACGAATCCAGAGCGGGTCTGGATCAATATCCGGTCCATTTACGAGTCTAACAGAGAGAGAGAGAGAGCACTACACGAAGTCCTCATTCTCACTCGCCCAACCCCCCAACCAAAAGTCCTAATCTTTTCTCCCCAATTCCCTCGCAACCCACTACAATCCACCGCCGTCTAACCCTAATTCTCCGCTACGACGTCGTCGGGAGCAGGATTGCTTACTAGATGGGGTTTTTTAAGAAGATATTGGTGAATCTAGGGTTTTCCAAAGACGATGACCACGAAGTCAAAGACAAAGAGGAGGAGGAGGACGACAACGACAGTCAGCCCCATAGTCAGGCCCAGTTCCGAGACACCGGACTTCCCCGTAAAGGCTTCAGCGTCCCTGTTCAGGTCTCCGTTGACCGTCCTCTCCCCGGCCCGATTCTCATTCCTTGTCGTTCCGGCGACGGCGGCGTTCAGGTCTTTCATTTCTCTCTCTTACCTTCGTTTCAGTGATCAGATTAATTTTAGAACTGACAACTTTATGTTTCTGCGATTTGATTGTGAGGAATGTAGTGTTTTTATATTAGGCAAAGTCTGTAGAACTACAGTGATTGGAGTCTGCTGTGTCTGTATTGATCGGAGAGTATCGGTAGTGTAGAAATTGGAAAAGGGAGAATGTGTGATATTGTTTACGAAAATTAGGCCGAGTTCGTGTTGTCTATGTAGTGTTAGTTGGCATCGACTTTGAACTGCTACATGCCTAATTGTTTTGTGAAATGTGGGAATCAGATGTGAGAATATGGCATACCTAGCTGAGTCGAGAGCAAATCAGCTGTTGGGTAGCAGCTGAAGGAGTAGAGTTTAGTGGGTAATATCAAGTCTAGTCAAATATTGAGTTTAATATGAACTATTGCTTTACTTTTTGTGTTTTCTTCGGGGAGTGGAATTTTTGTAGGATTAATTCTTTCTTATCCACACAAGGAGCTTTATATGGTCCTGTAATGATGTTTGCTCTATGTTGTCATTGCCTTTTTTATGTGTTAGAACTTAGAAGTGTGTGGAAGAGATTTTTTCTTTTCTCTGAGTGATTTCCATTTCAAGAGTTAGAGTGACTTTACGAAGAATTGGTAGGATGTGATATTCTGATCTCATTCCTTTTAAATTGTCTTTGTGTTCACACAAGGTTTCCAGTGGTGTATGTTTGTTTACGTACTCTTGGGCTTTCTGAATAAAGTCCAGGAATGCACATTGTAGGAATTACTTCCTCTTAGGAAGCAGGGTAGGATGCTATCTTCTGTACTGATTCCGAGAGGGTATTTGAATGGTATTGTCTCATAATAGCCTCATTTGCATGAGATTTTAGATGATGTTCGTCTTATAATTTCCTTTCAACCTCATACCACCGAGGACCTTAGGGAGAATGTACTCTGTAGCTACTAGTGCCTTTGGGAAGCAGGGTAGGAAATCATATATTTCGTTATTCACGTGTTTGTTTATTCTTTTATCCTGCTAAATTTTGTCACATAAAGACCTGAAACAATTGCAATTTGAAATTGGTAGATTTAGTTACTCCACTTGAAAAAAGGAATATTCTTGTATGGACTTGAATGAGTGAATCGTTTATTTGGGTTGGTTGACCTTTTCATATTCTGTTGTTTGGGTTGAGTCGAGAGTGGATAATTAGTTAAATTTTATCGTTCCGATTCCTGATAATGGAGTCTAATTTTATCTAATTTTTTTTTTTTCTTCTAGGGTCTAAGATGGCATGCAAAGCGACTCAGGATGGATGAAGATGGAGATGTAGCAGATGAATTCTTGGATGAGGTCTTCTCAGATAAGTCTGCCAGCAGCAGGGGAAACAGAAGGTTTGAAGTGAAGTCCAGTACGAAGCCAGCTAAAGTGAAGAGTCAGGCTTTATCAGAGGATGGAAGAATCCAACAGCGAGTGGAATACCGAGGTAGATCCTTGTGGATATGATGATTCCTTGAAGAAGCTTATCAGGTCTGTTTTTTGGTTTCCTTTCATGGTCTATTAATTTTTGGAGTGGATTTGTCATCCTAGTTCTCTTGTGCTGTTAGTGTGGAACACAGGAGCCCATTATATTATTACATAACAGATGTGGGTTATCTGAAAATTGGTTTCTTCAAGGATCTGGGTTGTACTGCTCCTGAGCACATATTATCTGGGAACTAACTGTGGTCATGCGCTTGCATGTAGGAGTTGGAATGTGAACATTTGATATAGTCATTAATATACACCTCTAGTTGTTTGATTGATGGGTTCTAGTTTTCTATGCTTTCCTGCCGTTTCTATGATGTGTGTATCAGTTGTCTGTGATTGTTTGAGCTCGGGAATCGGTTTGGTATGATTGTTTGAACTCGATTCTGGAGATGATTAGGGTAATTGAGAAATTCAGACCAGGAGTGGTAAAGAAAACGATTTGTAAAATGAAAAGCCTAAATTTATGTGCATGTTGAAACGAAAGAATTTCCCTCACCATTTTGATTGTACTTTATTTCTAAAAAGAAAAAATAAATAACATTAAAGTGATAGCTTCTATATCAAAAAATGGACGACCCAATCAGAAAAAAGAAGAAAATGAGAGACGAGGTTGACACCGAGTGAAATTCTAAGCAGAATAGAGATCTTACAGATTAGGTCGTACAGAAGCAGAAATTTCTTCTATATATCAAGGTGTTAGTGAAGCATCTATTTGATTAATCTTGGTATCTGGCAAATCTTCTTTTCTCAAAGCTTCCGGTAGTTTTATCTCGCCGAACAATTCTGTACTCGTATCTAGATCAAACGACCGTATGAATGCAAAGCACCATGCACAAGAGTCTGTGTTTCTCCTGTACCTGTTTGGAATCCAGGCCGAAAATCAGCGGGAATCACATCAGCACTCTCAGACTCCTCCAAATATTTGTATATAAGGACCAAATCTGAATTTCACATGAGTTGGTTGATGAAACAAGTCTCAAATATAGCTTGCAAACCGAATTTGGTGTAGTCTTTTCACTCTTTTGTGTGTATTTCATTGCTCTTTGTTTCGCATTATGTATTGGTATGAACAATGGTTTAAGGTGGTATGGAAGAGTCGGAACATGAGTCTAACATGAACTATTGCTTTATTTTAGTGTTCCGTTGTTAAACACAATCTCTTTTTAGAATGAAATTAAAGACGTTTAGTCCAAATTCTCGCGTATAGATCTAAAATGACTGATTTATTTTTTGCTTCTGCCTTTTTTGTTCTTGTTTATTTTTCTGTTCTCGATCGCTACAGAAGATCCGCATATTAGTTTCATATCCATGTCTGTAATCTTCACTGCTC encodes the following:
- the LOC101311379 gene encoding uncharacterized protein LOC101311379, which produces MGFFKKILVNLGFSKDDDHEVKDKEEEEDDNDSQPHSQAQFRDTGLPRKGFSVPVQVSVDRPLPGPILIPCRSGDGGVQGLRWHAKRLRMDEDGDVADEFLDEVFSDKSASSRGNRRFEVKSSTKPAKVKSQALSEDGRIQQRVEYRGRSLWI